Proteins co-encoded in one Afipia sp. P52-10 genomic window:
- a CDS encoding LysR family transcriptional regulator gives MPKLANGHIRTEMAKAARTLRYNWDDVIYFLEVARTRNLVRAGQKLKVDHTTVSRRVRELERSLNTTLFKRSKSGFALTEAGLRLLQFAEGMENNANAIIETVVGSEKAEAAGAVRIAAMEGIGSMYLTSCMAAFSKAWPSIQVELITDTRLLDMTRREADIFISFFRPKGRRLSVKKIGEFRIFLYASSTYLQRAGIPGNLKELDNHDFIDFIDEHIHIKENRWLSDILRPAHVVFRSTSLVSQYMAASDGLGIAMLPSYVAAHNKDLRPILPSYFSVRDIWLSVHEDLLHIARIKALMAFLEKRIAEDAGYLMAATHRDKG, from the coding sequence ATGCCGAAGCTCGCGAACGGGCATATCAGGACGGAAATGGCGAAGGCTGCGCGAACGCTGCGCTACAACTGGGACGACGTGATCTATTTTCTGGAGGTCGCGCGCACCCGCAATCTGGTTCGCGCCGGCCAGAAGCTGAAGGTCGACCACACCACCGTCAGCCGGCGAGTGAGGGAGCTCGAACGCAGCTTGAACACCACGCTGTTCAAGCGCAGCAAGTCAGGCTTCGCACTGACCGAGGCGGGGCTGCGGCTGCTGCAGTTCGCCGAAGGCATGGAGAACAATGCCAACGCCATCATCGAGACGGTCGTCGGCTCCGAGAAGGCGGAAGCGGCCGGGGCAGTGCGAATTGCGGCGATGGAAGGCATCGGCAGCATGTATCTGACGAGCTGTATGGCCGCATTCAGCAAGGCCTGGCCCTCGATCCAGGTCGAGCTGATCACCGATACGCGCCTGCTGGACATGACGCGTCGCGAGGCCGATATCTTCATCAGCTTCTTCAGGCCGAAGGGCAGGCGGCTCTCGGTCAAGAAGATCGGCGAGTTCAGGATATTTCTCTACGCCAGCAGCACCTACCTGCAGCGGGCAGGAATTCCGGGAAATCTGAAGGAACTCGATAACCACGACTTCATCGATTTCATCGACGAGCACATCCACATCAAGGAGAACCGATGGCTCTCCGACATCCTGCGGCCCGCCCATGTCGTGTTTCGCAGCACCAGCCTGGTCTCCCAATACATGGCGGCGTCGGACGGGCTCGGAATCGCCATGCTGCCGTCATACGTGGCGGCTCATAACAAGGATCTGCGCCCGATCCTGCCAAGTTATTTTTCCGTTCGCGACATCTGGTTATCCGTTCACGAGGATCTGCTGCACATCGCTCGCATTAAAGCCCTGATGGCATTCCTCGAGAAGCGCATCGCAGAAGACGCAGGTTACCTGATGGCCGCAACGCATCGCGATAAGGGCTGA